One Methylobacterium sp. 77 DNA window includes the following coding sequences:
- a CDS encoding TerC family protein produces the protein MDSLFQLAADPTAWVALATLIVMEVVLGIDNLIFISILTNKLPAHQQTKARRIGIGLALILRLGLLGTVAYIVHLTQPVFEIFGKAFSWRDMILIGGGLFLLWKATKEIHESVDPDDGHEDASTSPVVMSFAAAVGQILVLDLVFSIDSIITAVGMTDHVPIMVIAVITAVTVMLLAADPLARFIAANPTVVMLALGFLIMIGMTLIAEGFGAHVPKGYIYTAMAFSAGVEGLNLLARRRKRGKKAGEPG, from the coding sequence GTGGATTCCCTATTTCAACTCGCCGCAGACCCCACCGCGTGGGTGGCGCTCGCCACCCTCATCGTGATGGAGGTGGTGCTCGGCATCGACAACCTGATCTTCATCTCGATCCTCACCAACAAGCTGCCGGCCCATCAGCAGACCAAGGCGCGCCGCATCGGCATCGGCCTCGCCCTGATCCTGCGCCTCGGCCTGCTCGGCACCGTCGCCTACATCGTCCACCTGACCCAGCCGGTCTTCGAGATCTTCGGGAAGGCCTTCTCCTGGCGGGACATGATCCTGATCGGCGGCGGCCTGTTCCTGCTGTGGAAGGCCACGAAGGAGATCCACGAGAGCGTCGACCCCGATGACGGCCACGAGGACGCGTCGACGTCGCCGGTGGTGATGAGTTTCGCCGCCGCGGTCGGCCAGATCCTGGTCCTCGATCTCGTCTTCTCCATCGACAGCATCATCACGGCGGTCGGCATGACCGACCATGTGCCGATCATGGTGATCGCCGTCATCACCGCCGTCACCGTCATGCTTCTGGCGGCCGACCCGCTGGCACGCTTCATCGCCGCCAACCCGACCGTGGTGATGCTGGCGCTCGGCTTCCTCATCATGATCGGCATGACGCTGATCGCCGAGGGCTTCGGCGCCCACGTGCCCAAGGGCTACATCTACACCGCCATGGCCTTCTCGGCCGGCGTGGAGGGGCTCAACCTTCTCGCCAGACGCCGGAAGCGGGGCAAGAAGGCGGGGGAGCCCGGCTAG
- a CDS encoding phosphatase PAP2 family protein, protein MSPLLPALASLAFTSAALTSTALTSVALTTSPAWAQAPAPNAVEKKAADQKPRSAPAVATTSLTPGVAARAPYLSDATAPDTVAILPPPPRGQSAAETADKTAFSATRALKGSPRWELATADVADGPSAILDDFACVLGRKIDQSRSPALMTLLERTRLDISRATRSLKEHYRRLRPFVGNEAEICVARTRELGDAYSFPSSHATQGWAYASILAALVPEKATQFFVRGKAYGENRIVCGVHWASDVEAGRTTASVVVSSLQGDAGYRADFDRARVELAKNLSQEGSPPDQAICARETSALREPIL, encoded by the coding sequence ATGTCTCCCCTGCTTCCCGCTCTCGCGTCGCTCGCCTTCACGTCGGCAGCCTTGACCTCGACAGCCTTGACCTCGGTAGCCCTGACGACGTCCCCTGCCTGGGCGCAGGCTCCCGCCCCGAACGCCGTCGAGAAGAAGGCCGCCGATCAGAAGCCCCGTTCCGCGCCGGCCGTGGCGACGACATCGTTGACGCCGGGGGTCGCGGCACGCGCGCCCTACCTGTCCGATGCCACGGCACCGGATACCGTCGCGATCCTGCCGCCGCCGCCTCGTGGACAATCGGCCGCCGAGACCGCGGACAAGACCGCCTTCTCGGCGACCCGCGCCCTCAAGGGCAGCCCACGCTGGGAACTCGCGACTGCCGATGTCGCCGACGGACCGTCGGCCATCCTCGACGATTTCGCCTGCGTGCTCGGCCGCAAGATCGACCAGTCGCGCTCGCCGGCCCTGATGACGCTGCTGGAACGGACCCGCCTCGACATCAGCCGCGCCACCCGCTCGCTCAAGGAGCATTATCGCCGCCTGCGTCCCTTCGTCGGCAACGAGGCCGAGATCTGCGTGGCGCGCACGCGCGAACTCGGGGACGCCTACAGCTTCCCCTCGAGCCACGCGACCCAAGGCTGGGCCTACGCCTCCATCCTCGCGGCCCTGGTGCCCGAGAAGGCGACGCAGTTCTTCGTGCGCGGTAAGGCTTACGGCGAGAACCGGATCGTCTGCGGCGTGCATTGGGCGAGCGATGTCGAGGCTGGACGCACGACCGCCAGCGTCGTCGTCAGCTCGCTCCAGGGCGATGCAGGCTACCGTGCGGATTTCGATCGCGCGCGCGTCGAACTCGCAAAGAACCTCTCCCAGGAAGGCTCGCCACCCGACCAGGCCATCTGCGCCCGCGAGACATCTGCTCTGCGTGAGCCGATTCTGTAG
- a CDS encoding lipid kinase, whose protein sequence is MPIGRGRRVSAASPRRALLLVNPNARNGTFSLDTVRDALRDAGIEPFEPPGDPDCTAVIKRHAKGCDLVILGGGDGTMNSAAPALVETGLPLGILPLGTANDLARSLGLPTDPVEAARLIGTAQPQPVDLGWVNGRYYFNVASIGFSAELAGDLTAESKKKWGTLGYAIAAMRVLRRVRPFTVYLEHDGQTETITTIQVSVGNGRHYGGGMTVEETATVDDGKLDFYSLEVTHWWRLLALLPALRRGTQGKAADVRAFNTTEIVVKTKKPRPVNTDGELSTYTPAHFKVVPKAIRIYAPEPSERPGIIPTAS, encoded by the coding sequence ATGCCCATCGGTCGAGGCCGCCGCGTGAGCGCCGCCTCCCCGCGCCGGGCGCTCCTCCTCGTCAATCCGAACGCGCGCAATGGCACGTTCTCCCTCGATACCGTCCGCGATGCCTTGCGCGACGCCGGCATCGAGCCGTTCGAACCGCCGGGCGATCCCGATTGCACGGCGGTCATCAAGCGCCATGCGAAAGGCTGCGATCTCGTCATCCTCGGCGGCGGCGACGGCACCATGAATTCGGCCGCCCCCGCTCTGGTCGAGACCGGCCTGCCCCTGGGCATCCTGCCGCTCGGCACCGCCAACGATCTTGCCCGCTCCCTCGGCCTGCCCACCGATCCGGTGGAGGCGGCGCGCCTCATCGGCACGGCGCAGCCGCAGCCGGTCGATCTCGGCTGGGTCAACGGCCGCTATTACTTCAACGTGGCGAGCATCGGCTTTTCGGCCGAACTGGCCGGCGACCTCACTGCCGAATCGAAGAAGAAGTGGGGCACCCTCGGCTACGCCATCGCCGCCATGCGGGTCCTGCGACGGGTGCGCCCGTTCACGGTCTATCTCGAACATGACGGGCAGACCGAGACCATCACCACGATCCAGGTCTCGGTCGGCAACGGCCGCCACTATGGCGGCGGGATGACGGTGGAGGAGACGGCGACCGTCGATGACGGAAAGCTCGATTTCTACAGCCTCGAAGTCACGCATTGGTGGCGGCTTCTCGCGCTCCTGCCGGCCCTTCGCCGAGGCACTCAGGGCAAGGCCGCCGATGTGCGGGCCTTCAACACCACCGAGATCGTGGTGAAGACCAAGAAGCCGAGGCCGGTGAACACGGACGGGGAATTGTCCACCTACACGCCGGCCCATTTCAAGGTCGTGCCCAAGGCCATCCGGATCTATGCGCCCGAGCCCTCCGAGCGCCCCGGCATCATCCCCACAGCGTCCTGA